The Lates calcarifer isolate ASB-BC8 linkage group LG6, TLL_Latcal_v3, whole genome shotgun sequence genome includes a region encoding these proteins:
- the ddx20 gene encoding probable ATP-dependent RNA helicase DDX20, with translation MASSMRKAAHDIETRKRTDDVLLSEGVDFCSLLLSQPVLDGLSAAGFQKPSPIQLKAIPLGRCGLDLIVQAKSGTGKTCVFCTIALDSLVLENPATQVLVLAPTREIAVQIHSVVMAIGCAMEGLECHVFIGGRSVSQDKPHLKKCHVAVGSPGRIKQLIELGMLSTASIRLFVLDEADKLLEEGSFQEQINWIFSSLPVNKQMLALSATYPESLAQHLTRYMREPTFVRLNPSDMGLKGLKQYYKLVQSHPLPHKVFEEKVQHLLELFSKIPFNQALVFSNLHTRAQHLADILSSKGLPAVCISGGLSQDQRLEAMSKLKQYQCRVLISTDLTSRGIDADKVNLVINLDVPQDWETYMHRIGRAGRFGTQGLAVTYCCHGEEENKMMAIAQKCGLSLSALPSAIEPGLMDEPCDWDVCTEAATPVSLSQFISRTEKKRRAKADMPAAAAATASITDQAVEHKGPTKPEKTHPTPKRGAHNDQAARKVSPVSPTQEVQSRKQMQDALPKIPPLSSYKSCRSRFMTFEEAERDFQSFITTGLGRSVEVIREFRGREEDCSSDQNGHRVSFTLNDEGAQSLTQNRGQWKSNFSPTRSVSGSSGSESDMEESQPDNETLGSSDHTRGGEHRVVTQPQTDARNTLTVAKPKSSPKAYTSSAPKVHHQVPENYKSVPSISSKRVTNQAASAQTGRHESRKAKGEIGKRNKKLSEKMNREQMRDRDEGEQDGDDDEDAGDEWGAETYWRACYRAWNDYYASMAPFQEQGYQSYYSVAHNWMAAYRMNAVYMEELLKN, from the exons ATGGCGTCCTCCATGAGGAAAGCAGCCCACGACATAGAAACGCGAAAGCGGACCGATGATGTGCTTTTGTCGGAGGGGGTCGACTTCTGCTCCCTCCTGCTGTCTCAGCCCGTGTTGGACGGACTGTCCGCCGCAGGCTTTCAGAAACCCTCCCCGATCCAGCTCAAGGCCATCCCGCTGGGCCGCTGCGGACTCG ATTTGATCGTACAGGCCAAGTCTGGCACGGGTAAGACGTGCGTGTTCTGCACCATCGCCCTGGACTCTCTGGTCCTGGAGAATCCGGCAACTCAG GTTCTTGTGTTGGCTCCTACGCGTGAGATAGCAGTGCAGATCCACTCAGTAGTGATGGCCATCGGCTGTGCCATGGAGGGCCTGGAGTGCCACGTTTTTATCGGGGGCAGGTCCGTGAGTCAGGACAAACCCCACCTGAAGAAATGCCATGTAGCTGTGGGCTCGCCTG GTCGTATCAAGCAGCTTATTGAGCTGGGCATGTTGTCCACGGCCAGCATCAGACTGTTTGTTCTGGATGAGGCAGACAAGCTGCTGGAAGAAGGCAGCTTCCAGGAGCAGATAAA CTGgatcttctcctctctgcctgtgaaTAAGCAGATGCTCGCACTCTCTGCCACCTACCCAGAATCCCTTGCGCAGCACCTTACCCGCTACATGAGGGAGCCCACCTTTGTTAGACTCAATCCCAGTGACATGGGCCTCAAAG GTCTGAAGCAGTATTACAAGCTGGTGCAGTCCCATCCGTTACCTCACAAGGTTTTTGAGGAGAAGGTGCAGCACTTATTGGAGCTGTTCAGTAAAATCCCATTCAACCAGGCCCTAGTGTTTTCCAACCTACACACAAG GGCTCAGCACCTGGCAGATATCCTGTCCTCCAAAGGCTTACCTGCTGTTTGTATCTCAG GTGGTCTGAGTCAGGACCAGAGACTGGAGGCGATGTCCAAACTGAAGCAGTACCAGTGCAGGGTGCTCATCTCCACTGACctg ACTTCCAGAGGCATAGATGCAGACAAAGTCAACTTGGTGATAAACCTGGATGTACCGCAGGACTGGGAAACCTACATGCACAGAATCGGACGGGCCGGGCGCTTCG gCACTCAGGGGCTGGCTGTGACatactgttgccatggtgaggaggaaaacaagatGATGGCCATTGCTCAAAAGTGTGGCCTGAGTTTGTCCGCGTTGCCGT CCGCCATAGAGCCTGGGCTGATGGACGAGCCGTGCGACTGGGATGTCTGCACTGAGGCTGCCACTCCGGTCTCCTTGTCCCAGTTCATCTCcaggacagagaagaagaggcgTGCCAAGGCTGAcatgcctgctgctgctgctgctaccgCCTCCATCACAGACCAAGCTGTAGAGCATAAGGGACCAACAAAGCCAGAGAAGACCCATCCAACACCCAAGAGAGGAGCACACAATGACCAAGCTGCTAGAAAAGTCTCTCCTGTTAGTCCTACTCAGGAGGTCCAGAGCCGAAAACAGATGCAAGACGCATTACCGAAGATCCCTCCTCTCAGCTCGTACAAGAGTTGCAGGTCGAGGTTTATGACCTTTGAGGAAGCTGAGCGGGACTTCCAGAGCTTCATTACCACGGGGTTGGGGAGATCAGTGGAGGTCATCAGGGAGTTCAGAGGTCGGGAGGAAGACTGCTCCAGTGACCAGAATGGGCACAGAGTGTCTTTCACACTTAATGATGAAGGAGCTCAAAGTTTAACACAAAATAGAGGACAATGGAAATCTAACTTTTCACCCACAAGGTCAGTTTCTGGTTCTTCGGGCTCCGAGTCAGACATGGAGGAGAGCCAGCCAGATAATGAGACACTGGGAAGCTCAGATCACACTAGAGGAGGTGAACACAGAGTGGTGACGCAACCTCAGACTGATGCTAGAAATACACTAACTGTAGCCAAACCAAAATCAAGTCCCAAAGCTTATACTTCTTCTGCACCCAAAGTACATCACCAGGTGCCTGAGAACTACAAATCTGTGCCAAGCATCAGTTCAAAAAGAGTAACCAATCAGGCTGCTTCGGCGCAGACTGGCAGACATGAATCAAGAAAGGCGAAAGGAGAGATTGGGAAACGGAACAAAAAGCTCTCGGAGAAGATGAACAGAGAGCAAATGAGGGACAGGGACGAAGGTGAAcaagatggtgatgatgatgaagacgcCGGTGATGAGTGGGGTGCTGAGACTTACTGGAGAGCCTGCTATAGAGCCTGGAACGATTACTACGCCTCCATGGCTCCTTTTCAAGAGCAAGGCTACCAAAGCTACTACAGCGTAGCTCACAACTGGATGGCGGCTTATCGAATGAACGCCGTCTACATGGAAGAACTCCTTAAAAACTAA
- the parapinopsina gene encoding parapinopsin a has product MEPVALKGNSSSSHSSVNAELLSRTGYTTLAVIMGVFSAAGIILNVLVIMVTVRHRQLRQPLSYALVNLAVCDLGCALLGGVPTTVTSAMGYFSLGRVGCVLEGFAVSFFGIASLCTIGVISVERYIVVCYPMGAVLFQTRHAVAGVVLSWVWSFVWNTPPLFGWGSYELEGVKTSCAPNWYNRDPGNMSYIIIYFFLCFAVPFSIIMASYSRLLWTLRQVTKLQVSEACSTNRVEVQVARMVVVMVLAFLITWLPYAAMALAVIIDSSLYIDPVIATIPVYLAKSSTVYNPIIYVFMNRQFRGYAVPTVLCGWNPWASDPQMSEGETTVATLSKSQRVSPKQSLKE; this is encoded by the exons ATGGAGCCTGTCGCCCTCAAAGGAAACTCCTCATCATCTCACAGCTCAGTCAACGCAGAGCTCCTGTCTCGGACCGGCTACACAACATTGGCCGTTATCATGGGTGTGTTTTCTGCGGCGGGGATCATCCTTAATGTCCTGGTGATTATGGTGACAGTGAGGCACAGACAGCTAAGGCAGCCGCTCAGCTACGCCCTGGTTAACCTGGCCGTATGTGACCTGGGCTGTGCTTTGTTGGGAGGTGTGCCTACCACAGTGACCAGTGCCATGGGATACTTCAGCCTGGGACGTGTGGGCTGTGTGTTAGAGGGCTTTGCAGTTTCCTTTTTTG GTATAGCAAGTCTGTGTACAATAGGAGTCATTTCTGTTGAACGCTACATAGTGGTGTGTTATCCCATGGGCGCTGTCTTGTTCCAGACCAG ACATGCAGTTGCTGGAGTGGTGCTGTCCTGGGTGTGGTCATTTGTGTGGAACACTCCACCTCTGTTTGGTTGGGGAAGTTATGAGCTGGAGGGGGTGAAGACTTCCTGTGCCCCTAACTGGTATAACCGGGATCCTGGGAACATGTCCTACATCATCATAtacttcttcctctgctttgcTGTGCCCTTCTCCATCATCATGGCGTCCTACTCACGACTCTTGTGGACCCTTCGTCAG GTGACCAAACTGCAAGTATCTGAGGCCTGCAGCACAAATCGTGTGGAGGTGCAGGTGGCACGTATGGTCGTGGTGATGGTGTTGGCCTTCCTCATCACCTGGCTGCCATATGCTGCCATGGCCCTTGCTGTCATCATAGACTCCAGTCTATATATTGACCCCGTTATTGCTACCATACCTGTTTATTTGGCAAAAAGCAGCACTGTCTACAACCCCatcatatatgtttttatgaaCAGACAG tttcGAGGATATGCTGTTCCTACTGTCTTGTGCGGATGGAACCCGTGGGCTTCAGACCCACAAATGTCTGAGGGTGAGACCACTGTTGCCACTCTCAGCAAGAGCCAAAGAGTCTCACCTAAACAAtctttaaaagaataa